Proteins co-encoded in one Burkholderia sp. WP9 genomic window:
- a CDS encoding cyclic nucleotide-binding domain-containing protein, with product MNQQRSSWSRTAAPGEVIYSEGYAGDAAIFVIADGKVEISTYCDEKKVVLATLGKGEFFGEAALLSSEPRAHSAKALSFCQLTVISADVVEEELERVSPLLRHIVRTMIRRAKKKDDILATYTHADFLPGVVSYAHVLALMAGSESADRPDARIRRAPGEEFSVPLPEVIRKCHAIAGHSRPHVMAMLKRMEKLNLVTLEPGRSDRLSSMSTRYSAQDGATSRQLVTFDSIRITDRAQQVADQELDISISSELELIELPDLEALIGVDKKLILNKLSHAEIAEDIFAFRKTKVLNYVEQKGIAYFSRRNSRDASDLKSLDDLEFVDQRTLFEAVNAFDTYDLAKLLSAVTGQPVGERLLSVMTEARKKEVSWVMRRDIRIDPLEIAGIEERLLDTVRAIKAPAGNTASFSSLGA from the coding sequence TTGAATCAACAACGATCGTCATGGTCCCGCACCGCGGCCCCTGGCGAAGTCATCTACTCTGAAGGTTACGCAGGCGATGCCGCTATCTTCGTGATCGCAGACGGCAAAGTCGAAATCTCCACCTATTGCGACGAAAAGAAGGTCGTCCTCGCCACCTTGGGCAAAGGCGAATTTTTCGGCGAAGCAGCCCTGCTGTCTTCCGAACCCCGAGCACACAGCGCGAAAGCACTGAGCTTCTGTCAGTTGACCGTTATCTCGGCCGACGTCGTGGAAGAGGAACTTGAGCGAGTGTCGCCGCTGCTGCGCCATATCGTGCGTACCATGATCCGCCGGGCCAAAAAGAAGGACGACATCCTTGCCACTTACACGCACGCTGATTTTCTGCCGGGAGTCGTTTCATACGCACACGTTCTGGCGCTGATGGCGGGCAGCGAGAGCGCGGATCGGCCTGACGCACGTATACGCCGCGCGCCAGGCGAAGAGTTCTCGGTGCCTTTGCCCGAAGTCATCAGGAAGTGCCATGCCATTGCCGGCCATTCCCGGCCGCATGTGATGGCGATGCTCAAGCGCATGGAGAAACTCAACCTGGTCACGCTCGAACCTGGCCGCTCCGACCGCTTGAGCAGCATGTCAACGCGATATTCAGCGCAAGACGGCGCGACCAGCCGGCAGCTCGTCACTTTCGATTCGATCCGGATCACAGATCGAGCCCAACAGGTGGCAGACCAGGAACTGGACATCTCCATTAGCAGCGAACTCGAGCTGATCGAACTGCCTGACCTGGAAGCGCTGATCGGCGTCGATAAGAAGCTGATTCTGAACAAGCTGTCCCACGCGGAAATCGCGGAAGACATTTTTGCATTCCGCAAGACTAAAGTCCTGAATTACGTCGAGCAAAAAGGCATTGCGTATTTTTCACGACGCAATTCACGTGACGCTAGCGATCTGAAATCGCTTGACGATCTGGAGTTCGTCGACCAGCGGACCCTGTTCGAAGCTGTGAATGCTTTCGACACCTATGACCTCGCCAAACTGCTCTCCGCGGTGACCGGCCAGCCTGTTGGTGAGCGCCTGCTGTCGGTGATGACCGAGGCGAGAAAGAAAGAGGTGTCGTGGGTCATGCGGCGGGACATCAGGATCGATCCGCTCGAGATTGCCGGGATCGAGGAGCGATTGCTCGATACGGTGCGGGCCATCAAAGCTCCTGCGGGCAACACAGCATCATTTTCGAGTCTGGGTGCCTGA
- a CDS encoding Flp family type IVb pilin has protein sequence MSKLLKAFVRDERGVSAIEYAILAGIIVVALTAVGTAFNTGVQGLFTTLLSNIKTASNP, from the coding sequence ATGAGCAAACTTCTTAAAGCATTTGTTCGTGACGAGCGTGGCGTCAGCGCCATCGAATACGCCATTCTGGCAGGCATCATTGTGGTGGCGCTGACGGCGGTTGGCACGGCGTTCAACACCGGCGTCCAAGGCTTGTTTACCACGTTGCTCTCCAATATCAAAACGGCGAGCAATCCCTAA
- a CDS encoding flagellar motor protein — protein MDLLTLFGALFGGTAVVAGFLLEGGQFSTLFQMEAFVVVFGGTLGAVMIQNTWARFYDGVKQLRLAFVKARQVDRESLAVLLEWGDQAKLNGMLAFESMEVGGINPFARRGLELLANGVSTPVLEDALQRELDAYERNHMAGARIWQQAGGYAPTFGILGAVLGLIQVTGHLLDPAQLGAGIAVAFVATLYGLALANLVFLPLYGKIRAQVDSELRFRRLYLDGLLAISRKESPHTIETRLAGDVRERSAELLG, from the coding sequence ATGGATCTTTTGACCCTGTTCGGCGCATTGTTCGGTGGGACGGCCGTCGTCGCCGGATTTCTGCTCGAGGGTGGGCAATTCAGTACCCTCTTTCAGATGGAGGCGTTCGTCGTCGTGTTTGGGGGCACCCTCGGCGCGGTGATGATTCAGAACACCTGGGCGAGGTTCTATGACGGCGTCAAGCAACTGCGGCTCGCCTTTGTGAAAGCGCGCCAGGTCGACCGCGAAAGTCTGGCGGTTCTGCTCGAATGGGGCGATCAGGCGAAGCTGAACGGCATGCTGGCATTCGAGTCGATGGAAGTCGGCGGCATCAACCCGTTTGCCAGAAGAGGGCTGGAATTGCTGGCCAACGGCGTATCTACCCCGGTGCTGGAAGACGCCTTGCAAAGAGAGCTGGATGCCTACGAGCGCAATCACATGGCGGGCGCGCGAATCTGGCAGCAGGCGGGCGGGTATGCGCCGACCTTCGGCATCCTCGGTGCCGTACTCGGCCTGATTCAGGTCACCGGTCATCTGCTCGACCCCGCGCAACTCGGCGCCGGCATCGCGGTTGCGTTCGTCGCCACGCTTTACGGCCTCGCTTTGGCGAACCTGGTCTTTCTGCCGTTGTACGGGAAGATCAGGGCGCAAGTGGATAGCGAATTGCGGTTCCGGCGTTTATATCTCGACGGCCTGCTGGCGATATCGCGTAAGGAATCGCCCCATACGATCGAAACCCGGCTGGCGGGCGACGTGCGCGAAAGATCGGCTGAGTTGCTGGGATAG